The Pyrus communis chromosome 12, drPyrComm1.1, whole genome shotgun sequence genomic sequence AGTAGTGGTAGGATTGAGTTTGGGAAGGAGGATGGTAATATTGGAGGACGGAGGAGGGCGAGTTACGGGTCTAGTGGGTTGGAATTGTATGGCAATGAGGATGCTGGTGGAGCTGATGATGTAAATGAATTGATGTCTTGGAAGCTTGAGAGTGGACCGTCGGGTTTAGGGGGGGTTTCGGATGTGAAGTATGGTTCGGATAATAGTGACGAGGACAGTGAAAAGGGTATGGAAGTTTGGGGGGTTGTGGGAAATGATAATATTGGAGTTGAAGGTGTGGCAGCCCAAGAGACTAATGGTTCGAATGGGGAAGGAATTCGGAACCAGTTTGTACCCGAAGTTGAAGAATTTGATGGAGGAGAGATGGATAGAGAAGAAGGGACATCATCTAGAAATGAGTATTCAGAGGATGAGGGGTCTATGTACAACTATGGTTCGGATGATGAGCGCAAGAGCGGCTTTAGTCAGCAGAGGAATGTCCACTATTATCAGCAAGAGAAACTCCAGAATGAAAATCCGTTTCTTATTAACTCATCCGTAGCCTTTGGTTCCGATGATTGGGATGATTTCATGCAAGAAAGTGGCGGGAGTAATTTAGATTCTTTCACTAGGAACGTATTTGAGGGCAGGAGAGGACGGAATGTTGAAACTAAAAGGAAAATTTCGAATTCCACTTCCATCACTTCAGTTGAGCATCAGAATGCATGTCAAACCGAGCAAGGAAATGATGTGAAAGATGTGCAGCCAGGATGCAAACAAGTTCAAGCTGATGATAAATTGGTAGAAAATGTTAACAGTTCCATGAAGCTAGCTAGTTCTCCAAGTTTTCTTGAAACCGATAGAGTAGTAGATGTGAAGGACATTCCTGTGGCCAGTTATCAAGTTCAAGCTATTGATGACTCGGTTGAGTTCACCAAAAGTTCTTTTACGATCCCTTTTCAAAATGTTCAAGAACCAGAGGTAAAAGATTCAAGAGATATGCTTTTCACCAAGAATCAAGCTCCAGGTCCCGACGAATCAGCAAAACATAATAAGGCTTCCTTGGTTGGCAATGCCTTAAATATTCAGCCGGATCCACAAGCAAAAGAAAGTCCTGACAAAAAGGGTTTGAGCATTTTGGATGATGGTGTTTCTGATGTGCATACGTATATGAATACCGGTGAAGTCATTGATATTGATCACGGTCAAgatttagaaaagaaaaggttggGGACTTTAAAAGTTAAACTAGACCCCCCTTCTGATCAATCAACTAATCAAATTTGCATCCATTCAACCAGAACTTCGGGAAATGTGGAGACAGACTTCCTTGAGGTCCATAAGCCAAGTACACTGCCatcaatttttgaaaataatacaACGAAAAGTTCTGTTTCAGAAGATATCCTTGAAGAACATCCTATGCCAGTTAAGGTTAGTCATGCTCAGTACACTTTTTCTTTTGAGTGGCACTAGATTATTATTATTCAACTTAATTATATTTTCATTCGATTGGCCTAAGCCACATACGATTTTGTGTTTGTGAATATTTAATGCATATTATGCGTGTTGTGATACTCCAAGAAGTATCtctatatttattttctgtccAATTCTTGATACTCAGGAAATATATAGCTTATGTTAGTCTTCAAAGAAAATTCGAGTCTTGACTTGGATGGTTGCTTGTGTTATGCTCTTATTCAATCGTGTGTGCAGCTTGCCAATGCTTGTTATCAGCAATTTGTGCATATTAGTACACCACCTTTTGCCAGTGAATTGCTGGTAAATGATATTTGTAGTAATATACTATGGCAGCCTGATTTTATCCGTATAAGACCATTTTTGTGCGACTCTGTTGAGTTAAGTTGTCTGTATCtcgtttttttgttttaccgATGCTGCAGACAGATAATTTTGAGCATAATGAATTCTATGATGAGGTTGTTGATGAAATGGAGGAAATTCTGCTCGACTCTGCTGAGTCCCCAGGAGCAAGGTTCACTCATGGCAACAGTTTCTTACAATCACAGCAATCTCTACCAGTAAGAGATGGTGGGTCGACTGCTTCTACTTCTGGTACAGATGATGCTCATTTGTTCCATCAGCATTCGTTAAGAATTGATGGGGTCGAAGTGGTGGGTGCAAGGCAGAAGAAGGGAGATGTCTCATTTAGTGAAAGACTGGTGGGAGTGAAAGAATACACTGTGTATCAAATAAGAGTGTTGAGTGGCGAGGATCACTGGGAGGTTGAACGTCGTTATCGCGATTTCTTTACACTCTATCGTCGATTGAAAACAGTGTTTTCTGACCACGGCTGGGATCTACCTTCTCCCTGGTCTGCTGTAGAAAAGGAATCCAGAAAGATTTTTGGAAATGCGTCTCCTGATGTTATTGCAGAGAGAAGTGTTCTCATCCAAGAGTGTCTACAGTCCGTTCTCCATTTCAGGTTCTTTTCCAGTCCGCCAAGTGCACTCGTATGGTTTCTGTCTCCTCAAGATTCAGTTCCTAGCTCCCTGGAATCATCATACACACCTGAGTCTCTTACTAGAAGAGCTGACACACAAAATATTTCCACTTGGGGAAAGACCATATCTCTTATTGTTGAAATTCGACAATCTAAATCTTTGAGGCAGATGCTAGAAGCACAACATTATACTTGTGCAGGGTGCCACAAGCATTTTGATGATGGCAAGACTTTGATACGGGATTTTGCACAGACACTTGGATGGGGCAAGCCTCGACTTTGTGAATATACCGGTCAATTATTTTGCTCTTCGTGCCATACAAATGAAATTGCAATCATACCTGCAAGAGTGTTGCATAACTGGGACTTTACTCAATATCCAGTTTCGCAATTTGCTAAATCTTATCTGGATTCTATACACGACCAGGTAATATGAAGACTACCACACCATTCTGTGTGATTAAATTCTGTATATGTTATGCCAATGAATTGCAACTGCATGAGTAAGCAATATCtgacatttttaacattttacATCCAACTTAATCTTTCTATGATCATTTGTTTTGCAGCCCATGCTTTGCGTCAGTGCAGTTAATCCATTCCTTTTCTCGAAGGTTCCAGCCTTGCTTCATGTTATGGGTGTGAGGAAGAAAATAGGCACCATTCTTCCTTATGTTCGTTGCCCGTTCCGTAGGTCAATCAACAAAGGACTTGGGTCTCGAAGATATCTACTAGAAGGCAATGATTTTTTTGCACTGAGAGACCTCATTGATCTTTCCAAAGGAGCCTTTGCAGGTTAGATTCTAATAAGAAGCtttatctcatatcatgcatgtctgtttctttgttatCACGGAAATAAGACAGATTTATGAATTTACCTATCTGATATGTATGTGTGCCGTGTGCGCATATATATTTCTTGACGTACTATCTTTGTGGCAGTGCTACCTGTGATTGTGGAAACTGTCTCAAGGAAAATTCTGGGCCATATAACGGAGCAGTGTCTCATATGCTGTGATGTGGGAGTCCCCTGTGGGGCACGACAAGCATGCAATGACCCTTCATCCCTCATTTTCCCTTTTCAGGTGGGCATCCACAGTTATATTATGCAAATGTGTCCTCGTTTCTCAGATCAGCTGAACTTTTTGTTTCCTTTACTAGGAAAACCTTGAATTCTATTTATTGAAGATGAATTCTAGCTGTTATAATCTGACTGTGAAAGTTATTGGCAGGAGGATGAGATCGAAAGGTGTCCATCTTGCGCATCAGTATTCCACAAGCCTTGCTTCAGAAAGATCATGGAATGCACTTGCGGGGCACACCTCAGGGAAGACGAGCCAGCGCAGCTCATTAAAAGGGCAACCTCTGGGGTCGGGGCCGAGATCAGTGGTTTTCTAGACTTGTTTGGGGGAGGTTCGGGCTCCAGATTACTCTCTGGATTGTTTTCAAAGGCGAAGCCGGAGAAGCCAAGGGAACATAAAGCCAGCGACAACGTCATTTTAATGGGTTCGTTGCCAAGCACTTCTTTATAACCACCCCTggtatcatacattcattttgCTTGATTTGAAATATGGAAATTGTATTCGTTGCACCTGGTATTGAATAATCAAAACAGGACATGCCAAAGATCGTTGTAGCCAAAACCCTAAGGTTGGACGAAAGTATATTCTTTATGGCTGGTTCCTTGTAATGTACATCACACGTTTCATGTAAATTTCAGGTAAATCTAGGCTGTTTGAATTTATAGCTCAAGTTCTTGCTTGTTGTAATGTTAGCGGTAAAACCCGCTTTTCAATCATTGCCATTTGGCACAGATATTTCAGTGTTACTGGTTGTATACAATCAGGATACACACATAATTATATACAAATTGTGATGGGGCagaggttttcaattatttCATTGGGTTCCGACTTCACATCGGAATTCTCTTGGAATGATAAAGGCATTTGAGCTAAAATGGTCTatgagattggcataactcttcaatttggtccttgagatttgaaatagaTAGAAATGGCTCCTGAGTTTGTTCACACCAcagtcaatcattttggtcgt encodes the following:
- the LOC137710999 gene encoding uncharacterized protein, with protein sequence MINGEKIAEAASPDPSIPFDPKSDGVGDDGDCYGDVSPRSPPSRYSSFGESEYERYCSANSMMGTPSMCSTITVFNDFPEPEFGSLKSLGLGEGSGGLDNFSLGGRIERNREDRRCLSSGRIEFGKEDGNIGGRRRASYGSSGLELYGNEDAGGADDVNELMSWKLESGPSGLGGVSDVKYGSDNSDEDSEKGMEVWGVVGNDNIGVEGVAAQETNGSNGEGIRNQFVPEVEEFDGGEMDREEGTSSRNEYSEDEGSMYNYGSDDERKSGFSQQRNVHYYQQEKLQNENPFLINSSVAFGSDDWDDFMQESGGSNLDSFTRNVFEGRRGRNVETKRKISNSTSITSVEHQNACQTEQGNDVKDVQPGCKQVQADDKLVENVNSSMKLASSPSFLETDRVVDVKDIPVASYQVQAIDDSVEFTKSSFTIPFQNVQEPEVKDSRDMLFTKNQAPGPDESAKHNKASLVGNALNIQPDPQAKESPDKKGLSILDDGVSDVHTYMNTGEVIDIDHGQDLEKKRLGTLKVKLDPPSDQSTNQICIHSTRTSGNVETDFLEVHKPSTLPSIFENNTTKSSVSEDILEEHPMPVKTDNFEHNEFYDEVVDEMEEILLDSAESPGARFTHGNSFLQSQQSLPVRDGGSTASTSGTDDAHLFHQHSLRIDGVEVVGARQKKGDVSFSERLVGVKEYTVYQIRVLSGEDHWEVERRYRDFFTLYRRLKTVFSDHGWDLPSPWSAVEKESRKIFGNASPDVIAERSVLIQECLQSVLHFRFFSSPPSALVWFLSPQDSVPSSLESSYTPESLTRRADTQNISTWGKTISLIVEIRQSKSLRQMLEAQHYTCAGCHKHFDDGKTLIRDFAQTLGWGKPRLCEYTGQLFCSSCHTNEIAIIPARVLHNWDFTQYPVSQFAKSYLDSIHDQPMLCVSAVNPFLFSKVPALLHVMGVRKKIGTILPYVRCPFRRSINKGLGSRRYLLEGNDFFALRDLIDLSKGAFAVLPVIVETVSRKILGHITEQCLICCDVGVPCGARQACNDPSSLIFPFQEDEIERCPSCASVFHKPCFRKIMECTCGAHLREDEPAQLIKRATSGVGAEISGFLDLFGGGSGSRLLSGLFSKAKPEKPREHKASDNVILMGSLPSTSL